The genomic region CNNNGAGACAGTGATCTTACGGATCGTCGGTTAAATCCAGATGAAGAAGCGTCGTCCATCACTAAAAAGAAGAGGGCTTTTCAGGGATCGAAAAAATCTTCGTTTAATTTGTTTGTTTCGAACAATTTTTTTTCGGGAATTCAAGATCGTTTTTCAAAGAGATTTTGAGCAATTTTTAAGTTAGCGAGTAAAACGGAAAAAATCAAAATTGTTCGTTTGAAAAATCTCGATTTTTGCAAAATCTTCGAGGAAAAAAATGTTCGGGTTTTATAAATTTTCGCACTAAACGAAATTAAGTCATAAGAGATTAGTATACTCTGAAGCATCCAGTAATAATTGATCTGTTGAAATATTAAAGTGTAGTTATGAACTTAGTATATGCATTCATCTTATCGGTACTAGATAAGGAGACTGGTCAGTTGTTATTATGTGGTATGGACTAGTTTGGAGCGATATTATTGATATTTCTTCCATTCTATTAACTCGGACTATTAAGTACTATCGAGGAAGATAGCAGACCCAATGCCGGTTTGAAGTAGAAACAACATACGAAACATGGTGAATTAATTACAGTGCTTTTTTTTTTATTATTAAAGTAATGATAGCTTGATAGGAGAATAGAAAGATTAAATTAATTTAAACTTACTAAGTTGAATTAATTAATTTAATGTTAGCACTTAATTAATCTTTAACATTTAAATCCTCAGAAGAAAGATGAAGGTATCTTCTATTTTATTAATCTCATTCTATGCGAAAAAAAGAAATTTGAATTTTTCTCCAAATCCGCTTCAAAAAAGCTTTTTTTTCGAAGATTTTTGAGAGTTTTTCGTACTTTTTAGGTTGCAAAAAATTCGATTCTTTTTTTCGACAAAAAAATGACAGAAATTTCGTTCAAAAAATCTTTCAGAAATTTTTCAAACGTGATGCTTTCGATGGTCTTTTTATCAAAAAGCCGGACATATCAGTGTATATATATACTAGATTGTTTTTTAAAGTTAAAAAAAATTTTTTTAAGTTAAATGGTTAAAAGAAGTCAGGTTTTATAAGTGAGATGTATTTTATTGCGTACTGCATTTTCCCATTTCTAAATCCCGTGTTTTTATTTCTAAATCCCGATAGTATAATTTTTAAATCCCGAATATTGAGAAAAAAAAAATCGAGAATTTTTTAAGAGAAATTGTGATATATTCAAAAAAAACGCCATTTTTAGAGGGTGAAAAAAAATTTTTTTTTCAATTTAATTCGAGCAAAAATGACCCAAAAAAATTATCATTTTCTACCGAAAAAAATGCTGTTAAATATTTCTAAATCACGATAAAAACGTCTTTTTTTTGAAGAATTTTATAGAAAAAAATTTTTTTTAAAAAAAAGATGAAATTCCGAGAACAAACCATAATTTTTAAAAAAAAATGCGTGAAATAAAGTATCAAGAAAGCAATTTTAAAAAAATCAAGTATAAAAGCATTCAACACTTTTAAAAAAGCAAAATAAGGTACTTCTTGAATGTCAAAAAATCGCCAAATTTGTGCTAAAAATGATGAAATTTCTGTCTCTAAAACGACGTGAAAAAAGAAGAAAAATAAAGAGATTTTTAGATGTTAAAAGTGGAAAAAATACGATAAAAAATGGTAGTTCGATAAGGATCGCTTTGTCAGATTATGGTCGTATTAAAAAGCTATGGTCATCATCTTTTTTCTCCAAAAAACATGTGGTTACAGATGGATAAAAGAGAGAAATCATACCGATCTAATGTTCGAAATCGAATCAATCGAAGATGAAAAAGATCATCTTTCGATTCTCATCAATAACCAAAAAAACTCCAAAAAGATCAAATCCTAATGCTCACGTTAAAGACTTGGCAAGCTGCAAAAGAAACTTTAAAAATCATCAAGATCTTGAATAAAAAGTACATCGCATCTCTAATACACGACCGAATAAAAGTCCTTAAAAAACTTCCAAAAAGGATCAAATTACCGGTCATTATTGGATGTACAAATCGATCAAAAAGGTTTCATCAAATACGCTTCAAACAGAACGATATAAATGGATCTAGCTAACCAAAAGATGAAAAATTTATCCGACGTCACAAATCGATTAAACACGATTCTTCTGAAGATAATTCGGTGCGATAACATCAAATTCCTTGCTCAGAAAAAGCGGGTAATAAACTATTCAATCGACCCATTAAGTTCACGATGTCATAACGGAAAACTCCTAAACCGTAAGAACTTTCAGAACATCGGTCAAATCTACCGAGAAGTATCGTCCATCATGGAGAAAGAAGGCTTTTCAGAGATCGATCACCGATCCCTTTTTGATCAATTCGTCCTGCTTCAAATAACTTCTCCTCGATGTATCAAAATTTATCTCCTAATAAAAAATCCAAGATCGATCATATCAATGAATACGCGATTCAAAGAGTGAAGCAATTCAAAATCGATGTTCCAAAGAACATCTTCTCATTCTCCAAAGTCAAGAACTTGGAATCCCGAACGATCGAGAAAGGTCTTACAGGGGTGAGGTTGAAGAACGGACGATGAACGATAAGAAGGGTGCTAAGAAGAACTTTTCAAGGATGATCGACCTTCTGTAGGGATCCCGAAGGAAACCTCCGTTCTACAGCACTTAAAAACGCCCTGAGGTGGATCGATCGACCGTAGCATCGGGGAGATAACGACGGTTCGGGGCTGATCAGGGAGAAAGGTCTTACAGGGGTGAGGTTTGTCATGAAGTCGTCAACACGACTTCATGAACCATGATCAATAGATATCTTCCTAGGTTTCTCCCGTTCTGGGATCTCATAACTAAAGTCCAACACGAGTAACCCATCTTTTAAAGCAGAATGATTGATCCGAATCTTATGATCAAGATCGAAACTGATAGAGAAGTTCTTTCTTTCGATTCCTCTGTGTAACCACTTGAAAGAAACTTCTTCCTTCGGAGAAGAAACCGAAGAGCTCACCGTACCTTTAATGAGCAATCTATCGCTTAACAAAGAGATGTCCAACTCTTCCTTACGATATCCCGGAACTGAGACGATGAGTTCGAACCTCTCTTTACCCTTCTTCTTCAGATCATAAGACGGAAACTCAGAAATGGGTTTAGCTCCTGTAATGCGACTGAACAACTTATCCATCTGTGTAAAACGATCTGAAAGAAGATCTTCTCCTAAAATGGGCATCAACGAAAAAGGACGATAAACCATACCTCCCTCCAATTTAATGTTCTAATGAGACCTAGCACAAGAATAAAATTTTATGCCAAGATTTAGAAAAGCTTCTTCATCTTACAGAAGTACAGAAGGTTTTTCAAGAGACGCTGTCTCGATAGCTGACGACCTTATTATCGATCAACCTAACAGCTCCTAAACGAACAGAAGCTAGAATTACAACATCACGACTTTCAGAAGAGATAGATGACAGGGATTGGGCATCACGGATCAACAAAGATTCCGTGTCGAATCCGAACTGAGAAATCCTTCGCTTGAAGTAGTTGAGACACTGTTCCTCCGAGATGCACTCTCTCGAAAGATACCGATCGACAACCTCTTCTAACGTAGAGTTCAAACGCCAAGCAACTAGACGCTTCTCCTTAGGAAGGAAGGTATTTCGAGAGCTGTAAGCCAAACCATCTTTCTCACGAACAATCGGAAAACCGACAACATCGATCGAGTAATTTAGATCGATCACCATCTTGCGGATCATGATCAACTGCTGATAATCCTTCTCTCCGAAGTACGCACGAACTGGACGAACAATGTTGAACAATTTAGCGACCACAGTACTCACCCCAGAAAAATGACCGGGACGAAAAGATCCTTCTAGTTCGTTTGAAATAGGATGATCCACAGTTGTTATCCGAAGAGTTCCGTGAGGATACATCTGTGATTTCTTTGGTAAAAAAACTAGATCGACACCGAGTTCATCTAAACGACGTATGTCAGCGCACTTCGTCCTAGGATAAGACAAATAATCTTCCGTCCTCTCGAACTGCACCGGATTGATAAAAACACTCACGACGACAGCATCATCAGGATACTTCTCCCTAGCGTGAGCGATCATCTTGAGATGACCTTCGTGTAAGTTACCCATCGTCGGTATCAAAGAAACCGGACGATCGAAGAGATCGATTCTTTTACGACACGAAGAGATCGAACTTTCCACAAACATCTTACCTCTCTTTTCCACAAAACACCCTCTCGTTCACATGGAAACAATGTTCATCACCTGGAAAAGATCCTGAGGTAACTGAAGTTCTAAACAGATCGACAGATTTTCGAAAATCACCTCCACACTCTTTCAAAAAATTCCTGACAAATCTAGGTCGAACAGGTAGTCCAGTATCAATCCCGAACACGTCATGCATCACCAATATCTGACCGTCTGTTGAAGGTCCAGCTCCGATCCCAACCGTCGGTATTTTCAAACATTTAGAGATTTCTTCAGACAGCTCCGTCGGAACACATTCCAACACCAAGATCTGTACCCCAGCAGATTCTAAACTCTTCGCATCCGAGAGGATCCTCCGATAACTGTTATCTTCCAGACCTTGCACTCTATATGATCCGACAATGTTGATAGATTGCGGCGTCAGACCGATGTGTCCACAAACCGCAACGGATCTTTCGCTGAGTTTCTCTACCGTAGAACATAACCAACTTCCTCCTTCCAACTTCACCATGTCAGCTCCAGCTTGAATCAAAGCAGCGACACTTCGACATGTTCTGTTGAAATCGAAGAAGCTCATAAAGGGAAGATCGGAAATCAACCACGCTTTCGGTGCTCCTCTCCGAACCATCTCCGTATGATAAATGATATCTCCTAAGGATACGGAAACGGTAGAGTTCCTTCCTTGAACAGTCATCCCTAGGGAATCTCCAACTAACATCACCTCGATCCCTTGCTGCCAGAAGATTCTTGAAAAGACA from Candidatus Riesia pediculischaeffi harbors:
- the panB gene encoding 3-methyl-2-oxobutanoate hydroxymethyltransferase; protein product: MRTEPEFPTTIEDVRVWKEKSIKFAALTVYDAVFSRIFWQQGIEVMLVGDSLGMTVQGRNSTVSVSLGDIIYHTEMVRRGAPKAWLISDLPFMSFFDFNRTCRSVAALIQAGADMVKLEGGSWLCSTVEKLSERSVAVCGHIGLTPQSINIVGSYRVQGLEDNSYRRILSDAKSLESAGVQILVLECVPTELSEEISKCLKIPTVGIGAGPSTDGQILVMHDVFGIDTGLPVRPRFVRNFLKECGGDFRKSVDLFRTSVTSGSFPGDEHCFHVNERVFCGKER
- a CDS encoding Hsp20 family protein, whose product is MVYRPFSLMPILGEDLLSDRFTQMDKLFSRITGAKPISEFPSYDLKKKGKERFELIVSVPGYRKEELDISLLSDRLLIKGTVSSSVSSPKEEVSFKWLHRGIERKNFSISFDLDHKIRINHSALKDGLLVLDFSYEIPEREKPRKISIDHGS
- the panC gene encoding pantoate--beta-alanine ligase, which translates into the protein MEKRGKMFVESSISSCRKRIDLFDRPVSLIPTMGNLHEGHLKMIAHAREKYPDDAVVVSVFINPVQFERTEDYLSYPRTKCADIRRLDELGVDLVFLPKKSQMYPHGTLRITTVDHPISNELEGSFRPGHFSGVSTVVAKLFNIVRPVRAYFGEKDYQQLIMIRKMVIDLNYSIDVVGFPIVREKDGLAYSSRNTFLPKEKRLVAWRLNSTLEEVVDRYLSRECISEEQCLNYFKRRISQFGFDTESLLIRDAQSLSSISSESRDVVILASVRLGAVRLIDNKVVSYRDSVS
- a CDS encoding ketopantoate reductase C-terminal domain-containing protein; amino-acid sequence: MRPASNNFSSMYQNLSPNKKSKIDHINEYAIQRVKQFKIDVPKNIFSFSKVKNLESRTIEKGLTGVRLKNGR